A window of the Calditrichia bacterium genome harbors these coding sequences:
- a CDS encoding VCBS repeat-containing protein: MDNDSQPDLVHFSYYDGFPGVFSTIREHVSGDTNFQVIGDVMYYPNFGVGKLAVGDIDQDGFMEYFKADLYGRVYGVENVANDSFQIHYTAQLPYYNAICHLAPGDLDGDGLPEAYLGGTWGSHNYITVIEGAATTVIARPFCWM; encoded by the coding sequence ATGGATAATGATAGCCAGCCGGATCTGGTTCACTTTAGCTATTATGATGGTTTTCCGGGCGTTTTCAGCACCATCCGGGAGCACGTTAGCGGCGATACCAATTTTCAAGTTATCGGCGATGTAATGTATTACCCCAATTTCGGTGTCGGCAAGCTGGCGGTCGGGGATATTGACCAGGATGGCTTCATGGAATATTTCAAGGCGGATTTGTATGGACGGGTGTATGGGGTGGAGAATGTCGCAAATGACAGCTTTCAGATTCATTATACCGCCCAACTCCCTTACTACAACGCCATATGCCATCTGGCGCCCGGCGATCTGGATGGGGACGGGCTGCCGGAAGCCTATCTCGGCGGCACCTGGGGCAGCCACAACTACATCACGGTTATTGAGGGTGCGGCAACGACTGTTATCGCCCGACCGTTTTGCTGGATGTGA
- a CDS encoding T9SS type A sorting domain-containing protein codes for MGDVNADDLDDIVISGYIWNPDSSRGEFRSDIYTFNPQFSMTAPVALSPPATPQPTITAAELLPGYPSPFNSLITIAFTLPQPATVQLDIFDLNGRLVTTIADGSFGTGRHEATWDGSTANGQPVASGVYFCRLSATAPSTGAGAVYTQVRKMLLMR; via the coding sequence ATGGGTGATGTGAACGCGGACGATCTGGATGATATCGTTATTTCGGGATATATCTGGAACCCGGATTCCAGCCGGGGAGAGTTTCGGAGCGATATTTATACGTTCAACCCGCAGTTCTCAATGACAGCTCCGGTTGCACTTTCCCCACCGGCAACACCACAACCAACTATCACAGCGGCGGAGCTGCTACCCGGTTATCCCTCGCCGTTTAACAGTCTGATCACCATCGCCTTTACCCTGCCGCAACCGGCAACCGTTCAACTGGATATCTTCGACCTGAACGGTCGTCTGGTTACAACCATTGCCGATGGCAGCTTTGGCACCGGCAGGCACGAAGCGACATGGGACGGCAGCACCGCCAACGGTCAACCGGTGGCATCCGGGGTGTATTTCTGCCGCCTCAGCGCTACCGCTCCTTCGACCGGCGCGGGTGCCGTTTATACCCAAGTCCGGAAGATGCTGTTGATGCGGTAG
- a CDS encoding SBBP repeat-containing protein — protein MHPFFGEEYHDRGALILSNRVQEEWVSHYNSELLPGSASAEAVVTDADGNIYITGSITKSPFGNVCNTIKYNSFGTELWSVCYDVGIYNSASAIAVDADKNVYVTGRSYNSGSDYDFITLKYDIDGKQQWVAYYNGFENAADYATALIVDTVGNVYVTGYSQVSGMNYDYATVKYNIDGAYSNG, from the coding sequence TTGCACCCTTTTTTCGGGGAGGAGTATCACGATAGAGGTGCCCTGATCCTTTCTAACAGGGTGCAGGAGGAATGGGTTAGCCATTATAATTCAGAATTGCTCCCTGGTTCAGCTTCTGCTGAGGCAGTAGTAACAGATGCCGATGGGAACATCTATATAACAGGCTCTATAACCAAATCCCCATTTGGGAATGTTTGCAATACGATAAAGTATAATTCTTTTGGAACAGAACTTTGGAGTGTTTGTTATGATGTGGGCATTTACAATTCTGCCAGTGCAATTGCGGTGGATGCTGACAAAAATGTTTATGTAACTGGTAGAAGTTATAACTCAGGCTCGGATTATGATTTTATCACACTGAAGTATGACATCGATGGAAAACAGCAGTGGGTTGCTTACTATAATGGTTTCGAAAATGCAGCTGACTATGCAACCGCCTTAATAGTGGATACTGTCGGGAATGTCTATGTTACTGGTTATAGTCAAGTATCCGGTATGAATTACGACTATGCCACAGTAAAATATAATATAGACGGAGCATACAGCAATGGTTAA
- a CDS encoding T9SS type A sorting domain-containing protein produces MPAKQPAVANAITLFPNYPNPFNPITTIAFTLPQPATVQLDIFDLNGRLVTTIADGSFGVGRHQATWDGSTADGQPVASGVYFCRLSATVPSTGAGAVYTQVRKMLLMR; encoded by the coding sequence ATACCCGCCAAACAGCCAGCCGTTGCAAATGCTATTACCTTATTCCCCAACTACCCGAACCCGTTTAACCCGATAACCACCATCGCCTTTACCCTGCCGCAACCGGCAACCGTTCAACTGGATATCTTCGACCTGAACGGTCGTCTGGTTACAACCATTGCCGATGGCAGCTTTGGCGTTGGAAGACACCAAGCAACATGGGACGGCAGCACCGCTGACGGTCAACCGGTGGCATCCGGGGTGTATTTCTGCCGCCTTAGCGCTACCGTTCCTTCGACCGGCGCGGGTGCCGTTTATACCCAAGTCCGGAAGATGCTGTTGATGCGGTGA
- a CDS encoding SBBP repeat-containing protein has product MKALEVDTDGNVYVTGVSCSNSGNDNYYTTLKYDPDGLQQWVANYNGTGNGSDLGTALAVDTDGNVYVTGTSYDSNTNYDYATIKYNTNGLEEWVARYNGPGNYIDKAMAMVIDVSGNIYVTGTSSGSGG; this is encoded by the coding sequence TTGAAGGCACTGGAAGTGGATACTGACGGGAATGTCTATGTCACCGGCGTTAGTTGTAGCAACTCTGGAAATGATAATTATTATACTACTTTAAAATACGATCCTGATGGCTTGCAACAATGGGTTGCTAATTATAATGGCACAGGAAATGGTTCGGATTTGGGAACAGCACTGGCAGTGGATACAGACGGGAATGTTTATGTCACGGGTACTAGCTATGACTCAAATACAAATTATGACTATGCAACAATTAAATACAATACCAACGGTTTAGAAGAATGGGTTGCCCGATACAATGGTCCAGGAAACTATATTGACAAAGCAATGGCAATGGTAATTGATGTCTCGGGTAATATCTATGTTACTGGAACAAGTTCCGGCTCTGGTGGCTAG
- a CDS encoding FG-GAP repeat protein, producing MGASALWFYDDSIGIGDVDGDGRDDLVIGQAISVGNDTYTEAMIFKYNPEAQSVEDHNTLISTEFALFQIIPIPLTRQPPSPLPCRNRQPFNWISLT from the coding sequence TTGGGCGCATCGGCGCTATGGTTTTATGATGACAGTATCGGCATTGGTGATGTGGATGGCGATGGCAGAGACGATCTCGTCATCGGGCAAGCAATTAGTGTCGGTAATGATACCTATACTGAAGCAATGATTTTCAAATACAATCCCGAGGCACAATCGGTAGAAGACCATAACACCCTAATTTCAACAGAATTTGCGCTTTTTCAAATTATCCCAATCCCTTTAACCCGGCAACCACCATCGCCTTTACCCTGCCGCAACCGGCAACCGTTCAACTGGATATCTTTGACCTGA
- a CDS encoding VCBS repeat-containing protein, with protein sequence MRVYEAANPGDYATEYRYTHHPVAPEEPQGFGIYNLDNDNFPDLLHLRYNNSSPGASSTIREHVSGDTNFQVIGDVMYNPNFGIGKLAVGDIDQDGFMEYFKADLYGRVYGVENVANDSFQIHYTAQLPYYNAMYHLAPGDLDGDGLPEAYLGGTWGSHNYITVIEGCGNDCYRPTVLLDVIRGNSFYIRKLFSGDVDGDGHDELILDVGGFVLVLKVPGNDQYEVFLGEKGHLGGRDWRGRCGW encoded by the coding sequence TTGAGGGTTTATGAGGCAGCTAATCCCGGTGACTATGCCACTGAATACCGCTACACCCATCACCCCGTGGCACCGGAAGAACCGCAAGGGTTTGGTATCTATAATTTGGATAATGATAATTTCCCAGACTTACTTCACTTGCGGTATAATAACAGTTCCCCTGGCGCATCCAGCACGATCCGGGAACACGTCAGCGGCGATACCAATTTTCAGGTTATCGGCGATGTAATGTATAACCCCAATTTCGGTATCGGTAAGCTGGCGGTTGGGGATATTGACCAGGATGGCTTCATGGAATATTTCAAGGCGGATTTGTATGGACGGGTGTATGGGGTGGAGAACGTCGCAAATGACAGCTTTCAGATTCATTATACCGCCCAGCTACCTTACTACAACGCCATGTACCATCTGGCGCCCGGCGATCTGGATGGCGACGGGCTGCCGGAAGCCTATCTCGGCGGCACCTGGGGCAGCCACAACTACATCACGGTTATTGAGGGCTGCGGCAACGACTGTTACCGCCCGACCGTTTTGCTGGATGTGATCCGGGGAAACAGCTTCTATATCCGCAAGCTGTTCTCCGGCGATGTGGACGGTGATGGGCATGATGAACTGATACTGGATGTCGGCGGGTTTGTGCTGGTGCTGAAGGTGCCCGGCAACGACCAATACGAGGTATTTTTGGGCGAAAAGGGTCACCTGGGCGGACGGGATTGGCGTGGGCGATGTGGATGGTAA
- a CDS encoding SBBP repeat-containing protein, whose translation MGSSLQCPRSSINESVTLALDDNGNIYVAGDTWDQDTGINYALVRYDANGNQLWEATYNGLGDGNDRTKGLVIDARGNAYITGTSNGSFTNNDYATIKYDANGNEQWVAIYNTPRNSDDHLTAIALDGSNNVFVTGYSNGNGINFNGSIYTTVKYNQTSTSMMEIPPGNS comes from the coding sequence ATGGGTAGCTCGCTACAATGCCCAAGATCATCCATAAATGAATCAGTTACCCTGGCTCTGGATGATAATGGAAACATTTATGTTGCCGGGGACACTTGGGATCAAGATACAGGGATTAATTATGCTCTGGTGAGATATGATGCCAACGGGAATCAATTGTGGGAAGCTACTTATAATGGATTGGGTGATGGGAATGACCGAACAAAAGGTCTCGTTATTGATGCAAGAGGTAATGCATATATTACTGGCACAAGCAATGGTTCATTTACAAATAATGATTATGCTACAATAAAATATGATGCTAATGGCAATGAGCAATGGGTTGCTATTTACAATACGCCCCGAAACTCTGATGATCATTTAACCGCGATAGCATTGGATGGTTCAAACAATGTATTTGTTACCGGGTATTCCAATGGCAATGGGATCAATTTTAACGGTAGCATTTACACTACCGTTAAATACAACCAGACATCCACCAGCATGATGGAAATTCCCCCTGGAAACTCCTGA
- a CDS encoding SBBP repeat-containing protein: MDRNGNVYVTGHTYSYPSQYDIVTCIIIAMAYCNGLRDITARIMETTIQKR, translated from the coding sequence GTGGATCGCAATGGGAATGTTTATGTTACCGGTCACACCTATAGTTATCCATCCCAATATGATATTGTTACATGCATTATAATAGCGATGGCGTACTGCAATGGGCTGAGAGATATAACAGCCCGGATAATGGAGACGACTATTCAAAAGCGATGA
- a CDS encoding VCBS repeat-containing protein codes for MLDVIRGNSFYIRKLFSGDVDGDGHDELILDVGGFVLVLKVPGNDQYEVFWAKRVSWADGIGVGDVNGNGTDDIVICKEILRLIPITANPMYTALTRNPLAYPPNSQPLQMLLPYSPTTRTRLTR; via the coding sequence TTGCTGGATGTGATCCGGGGAAACAGCTTCTATATCCGCAAGCTGTTCTCCGGCGATGTGGACGGTGATGGGCATGATGAACTGATACTGGATGTCGGCGGGTTTGTGCTGGTGCTGAAGGTGCCCGGCAACGACCAATACGAGGTGTTTTGGGCGAAAAGGGTCAGCTGGGCTGACGGGATTGGCGTGGGCGATGTGAATGGCAATGGAACGGATGATATTGTTATTTGTAAGGAAATTTTACGGCTAATACCTATTACAGCCAATCCGATGTATACCGCTTTAACCCGCAATCCGTTGGCATACCCGCCAAACAGCCAGCCGTTGCAAATGCTATTACCTTATTCCCCAACTACCCGAACCCGTTTAACCCGATAA
- a CDS encoding T9SS type A sorting domain-containing protein: MSQNFPNPFNPSTTIAFTLPQPATVQLDIFDLNGRLVTTIADGSFGVGRHQSTWNGSTADGQPVASGVYFCRLSATVSSTGAGSRLYPNPEDVVDAVINGRARSA, from the coding sequence TTGTCGCAGAACTTCCCCAACCCGTTTAATCCGTCAACCACCATCGCCTTTACCCTGCCGCAACCGGCAACCGTTCAACTGGATATCTTCGACCTGAACGGTCGTCTGGTGACAACCATTGCCGATGGCAGCTTTGGCGTTGGCAGGCACCAATCAACATGGAACGGCAGCACCGCCGACGGTCAACCGGTGGCATCCGGGGTGTATTTCTGCCGCCTCAGCGCTACTGTTTCTTCGACCGGCGCGGGTAGCCGTTTATACCCAAACCCGGAAGATGTTGTTGATGCGGTAATAAACGGTCGTGCCCGTTCCGCCTAA
- a CDS encoding SBBP repeat-containing protein, giving the protein MLLDIPGELVMVALYTTLKYDTSGVQQWVVNYNGASNYDDRSKAIAVDNFGNAYVTGISWNTDLGFEYATVKINPAGIQEWETHCSGARTSQDRTNAMAVDAAGYIYITGSNARRVRGHDFSIIKYDTDGIKFGNQLTAYLGMIFLL; this is encoded by the coding sequence ATGTTACTGGATATACCTGGAGAATTGGTTATGGTGGCTCTTTACACTACGCTAAAGTATGATACTTCCGGCGTACAACAATGGGTAGTAAATTATAATGGAGCCTCAAATTATGATGACAGATCGAAAGCTATAGCCGTCGATAATTTCGGAAATGCTTATGTCACCGGTATAAGCTGGAATACTGATTTAGGATTTGAATATGCTACGGTTAAGATTAACCCTGCCGGGATACAGGAATGGGAAACCCATTGTAGTGGGGCACGAACTTCCCAAGACAGGACAAATGCAATGGCTGTTGATGCAGCAGGATACATTTATATTACCGGTTCCAATGCAAGAAGAGTCAGAGGTCATGATTTTTCCATTATCAAGTATGATACTGACGGAATAAAGTTTGGAAATCAACTTACAGCGTACCTTGGAATGATTTTCCTATTGTAA
- a CDS encoding T9SS type A sorting domain-containing protein — protein sequence MCAFSNYPNPFNPATTIAFTLPQPATVQLDIFDLNGRLVTTIADGSFGVGRHQSTWDGSAANGETGGIRGVFLPPQRNRSFDRHGSRLYPNPENVVDAVINGRDCSA from the coding sequence ATTTGCGCTTTTTCAAATTATCCCAATCCCTTTAACCCGGCAACCACCATCGCCTTTACCCTGCCGCAACCGGCAACCGTTCAACTGGATATCTTTGACCTGAACGGTCGTCTGGTGACAACCATTGCCGATGGCAGCTTTGGCGTTGGCAGGCACCAATCAACATGGGACGGCAGCGCCGCCAACGGGGAAACCGGTGGCATCCGGGGTGTATTTCTGCCGCCTCAGCGCAACCGTTCCTTCGACCGGCACGGGAGCCGTTTATACCCAAACCCGGAAAATGTTGTTGATGCGGTGATAAACGGTCGTGACTGTTCCGCCTAA